Below is a genomic region from Chloroflexi bacterium ADurb.Bin180.
GCCGCACTCGGTCCCTACGTGGTTTCCGATGAGATCTACCACGGGTTGGTCTATGGCGAGCGCGAGCACTCGATCCTGGAGTACACCGACCGCGCCTTTGTGCTGAATGGCTTTTCCAAGCTTTACGCGATGACTGGCTGGCGCCTGGGTTATGTCATTGCACCGCGCGAGTTCGTGCGGCCCATCCAGAAACTGCAGCAGAACCTGTTCATCTGCGCCAGCTCCATATCGCAGTTCGGCGGCCTGGCGGCCCTCACCCAGCATCATCCCGAGGTAGAGCAGATGGTGGCCGCCTATGACCAGCGGCGACGTCTAATGATCAAAGGGCTACGCGACCTCGGCTTTGGTGTGCCAGTAGAGCCAACTGGCGCCTTCTACGTATTGGCCGATGCCAGGTGGCTGGGCCGCCAATCGCTCGACCTGGCCTTTGACATCCTTGAGAAGGTCCAGGTGGCTGTGGCGCCAGGCATCGACTTTGGCAGCAACGCCGAGGGTTTTCTGCGCTTTTCCTACGCCAATTCTATGGAGAACATCGGGGCGGCCTTTGAGCGCCTCAGAATGTACCTCGCCAGCTACTGCAAGAGCTGAAACCGCCGTGCTCCTCCTGCGTAGTATATGGTGAGGTGTGGGAAAGGAGTGTTTCCAATGAAGAACCGCAGCTTTGGCCTGAATCAGCAGTTCCATATGCCCTGGCGCCTGCTGGGGATTCTTTTCCTGGTGGTGGTGTTTGTGATGCTCGCTTCGTCGAGCTGCACGCAGA
It encodes:
- the aspC gene encoding Aspartate aminotransferase produces the protein MPSHRSENIPPFLVMDVLEKAKELERAGQKVIHLEVGEPDFDTPAGITRAAGEALARGETHYTHSLGMLPLREAIAAHYARRYGVTLSPGQIIVTMGTSAGLMLTLSALLNPGDEMVLSNPTYACYPNFVQYVGGVSAWASTEASDGFALHPEAVRERLSQHTQGILINSPANPTGTVLSAAQLKEIAALGPYVVSDEIYHGLVYGEREHSILEYTDRAFVLNGFSKLYAMTGWRLGYVIAPREFVRPIQKLQQNLFICASSISQFGGLAALTQHHPEVEQMVAAYDQRRRLMIKGLRDLGFGVPVEPTGAFYVLADARWLGRQSLDLAFDILEKVQVAVAPGIDFGSNAEGFLRFSYANSMENIGAAFERLRMYLASYCKS